A stretch of the Medicago truncatula cultivar Jemalong A17 chromosome 5, MtrunA17r5.0-ANR, whole genome shotgun sequence genome encodes the following:
- the LOC11409553 gene encoding putative disease resistance protein RGA1 has translation MADALLGVVFENLTSLLQNEFSTISGIKSKAQKLSDNLVRIKAVLEDAEKKQFKELSIKLWLQDLKDAVYVLDDILDEYSIKSCRLRGCTSFKPKNIMFRHEIGNRLKEITRRLDDIAESKNKFSLQMGGTLREIPDQVAEGRQTGSIIAEPKVFGREVDKEKIAEFLLTQARDSDFLSVYPIVGLGGVGKTTLVQLVYNDVRVSDNFEKKIWVCVSETFSVKRILCSIIESITLEKCPDFEYAVMERKVQGLLQGKRYLLVLDDVWNQNEQLESGLTREKWNKLKPVLSCGSKGSSILLSTRDEVVATITGTCQTHHRLSSLSDSECWLLFEQYAFGHYKEERADLVAIGKEIVKKCNGLPLAAKALGSLMNSRKDEKEWLKIKDSELWDLSDENSILPALRLSYFYLPAALKQCFSFCAIFPKDAEILKEKLIWLWMANGLISSRGNMEVEDVGIMVWDELYQKSFFQDRKMDEFSGDISFKIHDLVHDLAQSVMGQECMYLENANLTSLSKSTHHISFDNNDSLSFDKDAFKIVESLRTWFELCSILSKEKHDYFPTNLSLRVLRTSFIQMPSLGSLIHLRYLELRSLDIKKLPNSIYNLQKLEILKIKRCRKLSCLPKRLACLQNLRHIVIDRCKSLSLMFPNIGKLTCLRTLSVYIVSLEKGNSLTELRDLNLGGKLSIKGLNNVGSLSEAEAANLMGKKDLHELCLSWVYKEESTVSAEQVLEVLQPHSNLKCLTINYYEGLSLPSWIIILSNLISLELEICNKIVRLPLLGKLPSLKKLRLYGMNNLKYLDDDESEYGMEVSVFPSLEELNLKSLPNIEGLLKVERGEMFPCLSKLDIWDCPELGLPCLPSLKSLHLWECNNELLRSISTFRGLTQLTLNSGEGITSLPEEMFKNLTSLQSLCINCCNELESLPEQNWEGLQSLRALQIWGCRGLRCLPEGIRHLTSLELLDIIDCPTLEERCKEGTWEDWDKIAHIPKILFTED, from the coding sequence ATGGCTGACGCTTTGCTTGGAGTTGTGTTTGAAAATTTGACGTCTCTCCttcaaaatgaattttcaaCCATTTCTGGAATTAAGTCAAAGGCTCAAAAGCTATCAGACAACTTAGTTCGCATCAAGGCTGTTCTTGAAGATGCTGAGAAGAAACAATTCAAAGAACTCTCTATTAAGCTATGGTTACAAGACCTCAAAGATGCTGTTTATGTGCTCGATGATATCCTTGATGAGTACTCGATTAAGTCTTGTCGACTGAGAGGATGTACCTCTTTCAAACCAAAGAACATCATGTTTCGCCATGAGATTGGTAACAGGTTAAAAGAGATTACAAGGAGGTTAGATGATATTGCTGAAAGTAAGAACAAGTTTTCTCTACAGATGGGTGGAACTCTTAGGGAAATCCCAGATCAAGTAGCTGAAGGGCGCCAAACCGGCTCCATTATTGCTGAACCAAAAGTGTTTGGACGAGAAGTTGATAAAGAAAAGATTGCTGAGTTTCTTCTCACCCAAGCAAGGGACTCTGACTTCCTTTCCGTCTATCCCATAGTTGGTTTAGGTGGTGTTGGAAAAACAACTCTTGTTCAATTGGTCTACAATGATGTTAGGGTGAGtgacaattttgaaaaaaaaatttgggtttGTGTTTCTGAGACTTTCTCGGTAAAGAGGATTTTGTGTTCTATTATAGAATCTATCACATTAGAGAAGTGTCCTGACTTTGAGTATGCTGTAATGGAAAGAAAGGTGCAAGGATTGTTGCAAGGGAAAAGATATTTGTTGGTTTTGGATGATGTATGGAATCAAAATGAACAATTGGAATCAGGGTTAACACGAGAGAAATGGAACAAATTGAAACCTGTGTTGTCTTGTGGATCCAAAGGTAGTTCCATTTTATTGTCCACCCGTGATGAAGTTGTTGCAACAATCACAGGAACATGCCAAACTCATCATCGTTTGTCTTCTCTCTCTGATAGTGAATGTTGGCTGTTGTTCGAACAATATGCATTTGGACATTACAAAGAAGAGCGTGCTGATCTCGTGGCAATAGGAAAGGAGATAGTAAAGAAATGTAATGGATTGCCTCTTGCAGCAAAAGCATTGGGAAGTTTAATGAACTCAAGGAAAGATGAAAAGGAATGGCTTAAAATTAAAGATAGTGAACTTTGGGATTTATCAGATGAAAATTCCATTTTGCCTGCTTTGAGGTTGAGTTACTTTTATTTACCGGCAGCCCTAAAACAATGTTTCTCTTTTTGTGCTATATTTCCCAAAGATGCAGAAATCCTAAAGGAAAAATTGATTTGGCTTTGGATGGCTAATGGATTGATTTCATCTAGGGGTAATATGGAGGTTGAAGATGTTGGCATCATGGTTTGGGATGAATTGTATCAAAAATCATTCTTTCAAGATAGAAAAATGGATGAATTTTCTGGCGACATTTCATTCAAGATTCATGATCTTGTCCATGATCTTGCTCAATCAGTAATGGGGCAAGAATGTATGTATTTGGAGAATGCAAACTTGACTAGTTTGTCGAAAAGCACACACCATATTAGTTTTGACAATAACGACTCGTTATCCTTCGACAAGGATGCTTTCAAAATAGTTGAATCCTTGCGAACATGGTTTGAGTTGTGTAgtattttgtcaaaagaaaaacatgattaCTTCCCAACAAACCTTTCTCTTCGGGTTTTACGCACATCCTTTATCCAGATGCCATCACTAGGGAGTTTAATTCATTTAAGGTATTTGGAACTTCGTTCTCTTGATATAAAAAAGTTGCCTAACTCAATTTACAACTTACAAAAACTGgaaatcttgaaaataaaaCGCTGTCGTAAACTGAGTTGTCTCCCAAAACGCTTGGCTTGCTTACAAAATCTTAGACATATAGTCATTGACAGATGTAAATCTTTGTCTCTCATGTTTCCTAACATTGGAAAATTAACTTGTCTAAGAACATTAAGTGTGTACATTGTTAGTTTAGAGAAAGGGAATAGCTTGACAGAGTTACGTGATCTAAACCTCGGTGGAAAACTGAGTATCAAAGGATTAAACAATGTTGGCAGTTTATCTGAAGCTGAAGCGGCTAATTTGATGGGTAAAAAAGACCTTCATGAATTATGCTTGTCATGGGTATACAAGGAGGAATCTACGGTTAGTGCTGAGCAAGTACTTGAAGTGCTTCAACCTCACTCAAATCTCAAATGCTTGACAATAAATTACTATGAAGGATTATCGTTACCAAGTTGGATAATTATTCTTAGTAATTTAATTTCTCTTGAACTTGAGATTTGCAACAAAATTGTGCGGCTTCCGTTACTTGGTAAACTACCATCTCTAAAAAAACTAAGATTATATGGTATGAATAATCTGAAATACTTGGATGATGATGAATCTGAGTATGGTATGGAGGTGAGCGTTTTCCCATCTCTAGAGGAACTCAACTTAAAATCCCTACCAAACATAGAGGGATTATTGAAAGTGGAAAGAGGGGAGATGTTTCCTTGTCTTTCTAAGTTGGATATCTGGGATTGCCCTGAACTTGGACTGCCATGTCTTCCATCTCTTAAATCCCTCCATTTATGGGAATGTAACAATGAGTTACTGAGGTCAATCTCTACCTTCCGTGGTCTTACTCAGCTTACCCTAAATAGTGGTGAAGGAATAACATCCTTACCAGAGGAGATGTTCAAAAACCTTACTTCTCTTCAATCTCTGTGTATCAATTGTTGTAATGAGTTGGAGTCCTTACCAGAGCAAAACTGGGAAGGTCTTCAATCCCTTCGAGCTCTACAGATTTGGGGTTGTAGAGGATTGCGATGCTTGCCGGAGGGTATTCGACACCTCACTTCTCTTGAGCTTCTTGATATCATTGATTGCCCAACATTAGAGGAACGATGCAAAGAGGGAACATGGGAGGATTGGGACAAGATAGCTCATATTCCAAAAATACTGTTTACAGAGGATTAA